From one Pedobacter faecalis genomic stretch:
- a CDS encoding DUF6266 family protein, with product MARLTQGVFGGATGVAGDYECYIRNGIPYLRAKRRKTKKPATEPVRATRGAMSVVNRFVDTMTDFVRVGFELTARGEPFSANNAAKSYQLLHAVTGVYPDLRIDYPKVRLTQGSLPMPSGLGAERTLQGVAFYWWPDPNAENVLKRSQTMLLVYCQALNRSAFQIGGAPRYKSADLLEIPREFSGHALQVYIGFVSDNRQQISNSVWLGELAP from the coding sequence ATGGCTAGATTAACTCAGGGAGTTTTCGGCGGCGCCACAGGGGTGGCGGGCGATTATGAGTGTTACATCAGGAACGGGATTCCGTATTTGCGCGCTAAGCGACGGAAAACGAAGAAGCCGGCTACTGAACCGGTTAGGGCGACACGCGGTGCAATGTCGGTGGTAAACCGGTTTGTAGACACGATGACGGATTTTGTAAGGGTGGGCTTCGAGCTCACGGCCCGGGGAGAGCCGTTTTCGGCCAACAATGCGGCGAAGTCGTACCAGTTGCTGCATGCGGTAACGGGCGTTTATCCGGACTTAAGGATAGATTACCCGAAGGTGCGGCTTACCCAGGGTTCGCTGCCTATGCCGTCTGGACTTGGGGCCGAACGTACGCTGCAGGGTGTGGCGTTTTATTGGTGGCCCGACCCGAACGCAGAGAATGTACTAAAGCGTTCGCAAACGATGCTGCTGGTGTACTGCCAGGCGCTGAACCGTTCGGCCTTCCAGATTGGTGGTGCGCCGAGGTATAAAAGTGCCGACTTGCTGGAGATCCCGCGCGAGTTTAGCGGGCATGCGCTGCAGGTGTACATCGGCTTTGTGAGCGACAACCGGCAGCAGATCTCGAACAGTGTTTGGCTGGGTGAATTGGCGCCCTGA